A DNA window from Streptomyces canus contains the following coding sequences:
- a CDS encoding aldo/keto reductase, with protein MRTTALGGTAVPVSELALGCAALGNLFHPVTDEAAHATVDAAWNAGIRTFDTAPHYGLGLSERRLGAALRDRPRDTYTLSTKVGRLLVPHPGGGAGDDLAHGFAVPATHRRVWDFSADGVLRSLEASLERLGVDRVDVVLLHDPDDHAEQALREAYPALERLRAEGVIAAIGVGMNQSALPARFVRETDIDVVMLAGRYTLLEQDGLSEMLPEAAARGRSVVIGGVFNSGLLTAPGPGARYDYAPAPQPVLDRAMRLLAVCERHGVPLRAAALRFPFGHPAVASVLTGARSPLEVRDTVEQLRRPIPDALWDELRAEGLLDPGVPVPAATPAGGAAAEGALMKVALRVASRYTSHVCHSPL; from the coding sequence GTGAGGACCACCGCGCTGGGCGGCACCGCCGTACCGGTCTCGGAACTGGCGCTGGGCTGTGCCGCCCTCGGCAACCTCTTCCACCCGGTCACCGACGAGGCCGCCCACGCCACGGTGGACGCGGCCTGGAACGCCGGAATCCGCACCTTCGACACCGCACCCCACTACGGTCTCGGCCTGTCGGAACGGCGGCTCGGCGCCGCACTGCGGGACCGCCCCCGCGACACCTACACCCTCTCCACCAAGGTGGGCCGGCTCCTTGTGCCGCACCCGGGGGGCGGGGCGGGCGACGACCTCGCGCACGGCTTCGCCGTCCCGGCCACCCACCGCCGGGTCTGGGACTTCAGCGCCGACGGGGTACTGCGTTCCCTGGAGGCAAGCCTGGAACGTCTCGGCGTCGACCGCGTCGACGTGGTCCTGTTGCACGACCCGGACGACCACGCCGAGCAGGCCTTGCGCGAGGCGTACCCGGCGCTGGAGCGGCTGCGCGCCGAAGGTGTGATCGCAGCGATCGGCGTCGGGATGAACCAGTCCGCGCTGCCCGCCCGGTTCGTGCGCGAGACCGACATCGACGTGGTGATGCTGGCCGGCCGCTACACCCTCCTGGAACAGGACGGGCTCTCCGAAATGCTCCCGGAGGCGGCCGCCCGCGGCCGGAGCGTGGTCATCGGCGGGGTGTTCAACTCCGGGCTGCTGACGGCCCCCGGGCCTGGCGCCAGGTACGACTACGCCCCCGCGCCCCAGCCGGTCCTCGACCGCGCGATGCGCCTCCTCGCGGTCTGCGAACGCCACGGCGTGCCGCTGCGGGCCGCCGCGCTGCGCTTCCCGTTCGGCCATCCCGCGGTCGCGAGCGTCCTGACCGGAGCGCGGTCCCCGCTCGAGGTCCGCGACACGGTCGAACAGCTGCGGCGCCCGATCCCGGACGCCCTGTGGGACGAACTGCGCGCCGAAGGCCTGCTGGACCCGGGCGTCCCCGTCCCCGCCGCCACACCGGCAGGGGGAGCCGCCGCCGAAGGAGCCCTCATGAAGGTCGCCCTGCGTGTAGCCAGCCGATATACATCCCATGTGTGTCACTCGCCGCTTTGA
- a CDS encoding alpha-L-fucosidase translates to MSSVPLSRRSLIKAAALAGGTVAFGLPQALWPATAEAYSVSSKMDWWYQARFGMFIHFGSYSRLAHGEWAFATDSPNWTKDTYQEQVSRGFNPSGFNANTIADLAKNAGMKYLVITSKHHEGYAMWDSDVPGFTDTTGTKLYNLRDYSGFQRDLLSELKTACESRGIKFGLYYSILDWNHPSQTVDRQHSFSTMSSLTARAAYINDMKAQLQELLNRYDPALLWFDGDWCGNPATPTLPDWWTQADGVDLYNWLMARKPNLVVNERVKRDHNLGDYAVAEFGIPAAPLDRPWEACATMNDAWGYNQWKESQYRSVQTIVQEMVTVVSRDGNYLLNIGPKGDGTVTAGSVTVLNGMASWTATYGDSIQGTSGSPFATEPSWGRITKKNGKLFAHVFNWPTGGILQIPEVYNTINRVYLMNNPGANLNHWVSGGQINIQVPANAPDANDSVVCVEVNGMPAVLAGGVYRLLCARSGKALDNYNTTAEGNQVIQWAPNGGTPQQWTITDLGHGYYKLLCVRSGKALDDNNSTGDGAGMVQRTDNGSYQQQWAITSLGGGGYRLINRHSGKALDNGNTDADSQVIQWTPNGGAPQRWNMTKVG, encoded by the coding sequence ATGTCCTCCGTTCCCCTCAGCAGGCGCTCCCTCATCAAGGCGGCCGCCCTCGCCGGCGGTACCGTGGCGTTCGGTCTGCCGCAGGCCCTGTGGCCCGCCACCGCCGAGGCCTACTCGGTCTCGTCGAAGATGGACTGGTGGTACCAGGCCCGGTTCGGGATGTTCATCCACTTCGGGTCCTACTCGCGCCTCGCCCACGGCGAGTGGGCCTTCGCCACCGACTCGCCCAACTGGACCAAGGACACCTACCAGGAGCAGGTGAGCAGGGGGTTCAACCCGTCCGGCTTCAACGCCAACACCATCGCCGACCTGGCCAAGAACGCAGGCATGAAGTACCTCGTGATCACCTCCAAGCACCATGAGGGCTACGCGATGTGGGACTCCGACGTCCCCGGCTTCACCGACACCACCGGCACCAAGCTGTACAACCTGCGGGACTACAGCGGCTTCCAACGCGACCTGCTGAGCGAGCTGAAGACCGCGTGCGAGAGCCGGGGCATCAAGTTCGGGCTCTACTACTCGATCCTCGACTGGAACCACCCCTCCCAGACCGTCGACAGGCAGCACAGCTTCTCCACCATGTCGTCGCTGACCGCCCGTGCGGCCTACATCAACGACATGAAGGCGCAGCTGCAGGAACTGCTGAACCGCTACGACCCGGCCCTTCTGTGGTTCGACGGCGACTGGTGCGGCAACCCCGCCACGCCCACACTCCCGGACTGGTGGACCCAGGCCGACGGCGTGGACCTGTACAACTGGCTGATGGCTCGCAAGCCCAACCTCGTCGTCAACGAGCGCGTCAAGCGGGACCACAACCTGGGCGACTACGCGGTCGCGGAGTTCGGCATCCCCGCCGCGCCGCTGGACCGGCCGTGGGAGGCCTGCGCCACCATGAACGACGCCTGGGGCTACAACCAGTGGAAGGAGAGCCAGTACCGTTCGGTCCAGACCATCGTCCAGGAGATGGTCACCGTCGTCTCGAGGGACGGCAACTACCTCCTCAACATCGGCCCCAAGGGCGATGGCACCGTGACCGCCGGTTCGGTGACCGTTCTGAACGGCATGGCCTCGTGGACGGCCACCTACGGCGACAGCATCCAGGGCACCAGCGGCAGCCCCTTCGCCACCGAGCCGTCCTGGGGCAGGATCACCAAGAAGAACGGCAAGCTCTTCGCCCACGTCTTCAACTGGCCCACGGGCGGCATCCTGCAGATCCCGGAGGTGTACAACACGATCAACCGCGTCTACCTGATGAACAACCCCGGCGCCAACCTCAACCACTGGGTCAGCGGCGGGCAGATCAACATCCAGGTGCCGGCCAATGCGCCCGACGCGAACGACTCCGTCGTCTGCGTCGAGGTAAACGGCATGCCGGCCGTCCTCGCGGGCGGCGTCTACCGGCTCCTCTGCGCCCGTAGCGGCAAGGCTCTCGACAACTACAACACCACCGCCGAAGGCAACCAGGTCATCCAGTGGGCCCCCAACGGCGGCACCCCCCAGCAGTGGACGATCACCGACCTGGGCCACGGCTACTACAAGCTGCTCTGTGTCCGCAGCGGTAAGGCCCTCGACGACAACAACAGCACCGGCGACGGCGCGGGAATGGTGCAGAGGACCGACAACGGCAGCTACCAGCAGCAGTGGGCCATCACCTCCCTGGGCGGCGGCGGGTACCGGCTCATCAACCGCCACAGCGGAAAGGCACTGGACAACGGCAACACCGACGCGGACAGCCAGGTCATCCAGTGGACCCCCAACGGCGGCGCCCCGCAGCGGTGGAACATGACCAAGGTCGGCTGA
- a CDS encoding LacI family DNA-binding transcriptional regulator, whose amino-acid sequence MGRRRPGAPTLEEVAAHARVGRGTVSRVINNAAGVKESTRRAVQRAIDELGYVPNLAARSLAGRGADAVALVMTEPDWRQFAEPFFSEIVTSLGDALTDTGMQLLLTLVRSDAERQRFLEYARGGRVDGVLLMSVHAGDPLPDMLAEARLPTVLLGRRSGDEYVSYVDMDNVGGARSAVSHLVQRGRRVIATITGPLDLHAAQCRLRGYEEALALAGLKADRTRVAESDFTAESGRLAMAELLERHPDIDGVLAASDTTAAGALEALRAAGRRVPEDVSVIGFDDFPLAQRTEPPLTTVRQPIEEVGRVMIRLLLEEMEEGAVAWRHVILRTELVVREST is encoded by the coding sequence ATGGGCAGGCGACGCCCGGGGGCACCGACGCTGGAGGAGGTGGCCGCCCACGCACGGGTGGGACGAGGCACGGTCTCCCGCGTCATCAACAACGCCGCGGGCGTGAAGGAGTCGACACGTCGGGCCGTGCAGCGAGCCATCGACGAACTCGGGTATGTGCCCAATCTCGCGGCCCGCTCCCTGGCCGGGCGGGGGGCCGACGCCGTCGCCCTGGTCATGACGGAGCCGGACTGGCGGCAGTTCGCGGAGCCCTTCTTCTCCGAGATCGTCACCTCGCTCGGGGACGCCCTGACCGACACCGGAATGCAACTGCTGCTGACTCTGGTCCGCTCGGACGCCGAACGGCAGCGCTTCCTCGAGTACGCGCGCGGCGGCCGGGTCGACGGCGTCCTGCTGATGTCCGTGCATGCCGGTGATCCGCTGCCGGACATGCTCGCCGAGGCCCGGCTGCCGACGGTGCTGCTGGGGCGCCGCTCCGGCGACGAGTACGTCAGTTACGTCGACATGGACAACGTCGGCGGTGCGCGCAGCGCCGTCTCCCACCTTGTGCAGCGGGGCCGCAGGGTCATCGCCACCATCACCGGGCCGCTCGACCTGCACGCCGCCCAGTGCCGGCTGCGCGGCTACGAAGAGGCCCTGGCGCTGGCGGGCCTGAAGGCCGACCGGACCCGCGTCGCCGAGAGCGACTTCACGGCGGAGAGCGGGCGCCTCGCCATGGCCGAGCTCCTCGAACGGCATCCGGACATCGACGGTGTCCTCGCCGCGTCGGACACCACGGCCGCGGGAGCCCTGGAGGCCCTGCGCGCGGCCGGACGCCGGGTGCCCGAGGATGTCTCCGTGATCGGGTTCGACGACTTTCCGCTGGCCCAGCGGACCGAACCACCCCTGACCACGGTGCGTCAGCCGATCGAAGAGGTCGGGCGGGTCATGATCCGGCTGCTTCTCGAGGAAATGGAAGAGGGCGCCGTGGCCTGGCGTCATGTCATCCTCCGTACGGAGTTGGTGGTCCGCGAGTCGACCTGA
- a CDS encoding spermidine synthase — MSLRFEEIDWQPTPIGEISLRRRRHPVSGDDVYEVKLGDEFLMSSLFTTGEIALTELALAQLPDTELDVAVGGLGLGYTAQAALDDPRVRSLTVIDALAEVIDWHQRHLVPLGARLTSDARCRLVHGDFFALAADSGGLDPKEPGRRFHAILLDVDHSPRHVLHPRHAALYQPVGLRALAEHLHPGGVFALWSNDPPDEEFTSALREVFAQSAAHVVDFDNPLQGGTSANTVYLAGTAPGTP; from the coding sequence ATGAGTCTGCGCTTCGAGGAGATCGACTGGCAACCGACACCGATCGGCGAGATCAGTCTGCGCCGGCGCCGTCACCCGGTCTCGGGAGACGACGTGTACGAGGTGAAACTCGGCGACGAGTTCCTGATGTCCAGCCTCTTCACCACCGGCGAGATCGCGCTCACGGAACTCGCACTGGCGCAGCTGCCGGACACCGAACTGGACGTCGCCGTCGGCGGACTCGGGCTCGGCTACACCGCCCAGGCGGCGCTGGACGACCCCCGGGTGCGCTCGCTGACCGTGATCGACGCGCTCGCAGAAGTCATCGACTGGCACCAGCGGCACCTGGTGCCCCTCGGGGCCCGACTGACGTCGGACGCCCGCTGCCGCCTGGTGCACGGCGACTTCTTCGCGCTGGCCGCCGACTCCGGCGGTCTGGATCCCAAGGAGCCGGGCCGCCGCTTCCACGCCATCCTGCTGGACGTCGACCACTCACCGCGCCATGTGCTCCATCCCCGGCACGCCGCGCTCTATCAGCCTGTCGGGCTGCGCGCCCTCGCCGAACACCTCCACCCCGGCGGGGTGTTCGCCCTGTGGTCGAACGACCCGCCCGACGAGGAGTTCACCTCCGCGCTCAGGGAGGTCTTCGCACAGTCGGCAGCCCATGTCGTCGACTTCGACAACCCCCTTCAGGGCGGCACCTCGGCCAACACCGTCTACCTGGCCGGCACAGCACCGGGCACGCCGTAG
- a CDS encoding expansin EXLX1 family cellulose-binding protein — protein MQETRQAARQRRRRRRLMVGSTAGLVVTGLLVCLALTMRPSSEDDAGRAAATAVADSQETRTPLSPADTKAPTPSPSAVSASPSAKAKKPKASASPSARKRSSASPRKAPAASSLAGRIRGKVTYPGVATVYKAGVGDGACSYGPSSDMMIAAMNTTDYETSKACGAYVFVRAANGASVTVRITNECPLPCAPGQLDLSEQAFAELAPVSTGRLAVTWSLVSPGSVGTISIRYKIGSNPYWCGVQAIGHRNPLARLEVRTGGGWRPLARTDYNYFLSPDGSGCGKAIRLTDIYGEQLTVNGIALRPDVVQSTGVQFARH, from the coding sequence ATGCAAGAGACACGCCAGGCCGCGCGGCAGCGCAGGCGCAGACGCCGGCTGATGGTGGGCAGCACCGCGGGGCTGGTCGTCACGGGTCTTCTCGTCTGCCTGGCCCTGACGATGCGACCGAGCAGCGAGGACGATGCCGGGCGGGCCGCGGCCACGGCCGTCGCGGACTCCCAGGAGACGCGAACGCCGTTGTCGCCGGCCGATACGAAGGCCCCCACGCCGTCCCCTTCCGCGGTCTCCGCGTCCCCCTCGGCCAAGGCCAAGAAGCCGAAGGCCTCCGCGTCCCCGTCGGCGAGGAAGCGGTCATCGGCCTCCCCGCGGAAGGCGCCCGCCGCTTCGTCCCTGGCCGGACGGATCCGGGGCAAGGTCACCTACCCCGGAGTCGCCACCGTCTACAAGGCCGGGGTCGGGGACGGTGCCTGCTCGTACGGCCCGAGCAGCGACATGATGATCGCGGCGATGAACACCACCGACTACGAGACCTCCAAGGCCTGCGGCGCATACGTGTTCGTCCGCGCGGCGAACGGCGCCTCCGTCACGGTCCGGATCACCAACGAATGCCCCCTGCCCTGCGCGCCGGGGCAACTAGACCTCAGCGAACAGGCCTTCGCCGAACTGGCCCCCGTCTCGACCGGCCGACTCGCCGTCACCTGGAGCCTGGTGAGCCCCGGCTCGGTGGGCACGATCTCGATCCGCTACAAGATCGGATCCAACCCCTACTGGTGCGGCGTGCAGGCCATCGGCCACCGCAACCCGCTCGCCCGCCTGGAGGTCCGCACCGGCGGCGGCTGGCGCCCACTGGCCCGCACCGACTACAACTACTTCCTCTCGCCCGATGGCAGCGGGTGTGGCAAGGCGATCAGACTCACCGACATCTACGGAGAGCAACTGACCGTCAACGGCATCGCCTTGCGGCCGGACGTCGTGCAGTCGACGGGGGTCCAGTTCGCCCGGCACTGA
- a CDS encoding L-fuconate dehydratase, translating into MTATPVRLTAVDTYDVRFPTSRELDGSDAMNPDPDYSAAYVVLRTDAGDGHEGHGFTFTIGRGNDVQVAAIEALRPHLMGRDVQELCADPGSLSRDLIGDSQLRWLGPEKGVMHMAIGAVVNAVWDLAAKREGKPLWKLLADAPPEWLVSQVDFRYIADALTPEDALTLLREGRTGLAEREAVLRERGYPGYTTSPGWLGYSDDKLTRLAKQAVADGFTQIKLKVGADVDDDIRRLRTARAAVGDDIRIAIDANQRWNVDEAIEWTRALAEFDPYWIEEPTSPDDILGHATIRKAVAPVKVATGEHVQNRIVFKQLLQAGALDVVQIDAARVGGVNENLAILLLAAKFGVPVCPHAGGVGLCELVQHLSMFDYLALSGTTENRVIEYVDHLHQHFTVPVVIRDGHYTAPLAPGFSATMHEESIAEFRYPDGAFWVADRAAEEEAA; encoded by the coding sequence GTGACTGCGACACCTGTACGGCTCACCGCCGTCGACACCTACGACGTCCGCTTCCCCACCTCCCGGGAACTGGACGGCTCCGACGCGATGAACCCGGATCCCGACTACTCCGCCGCCTACGTGGTGCTGCGCACCGACGCCGGCGACGGACACGAAGGCCATGGCTTCACCTTCACCATCGGACGCGGCAACGACGTCCAGGTCGCCGCGATCGAGGCGCTGCGGCCCCATCTCATGGGCCGTGACGTCCAGGAGCTGTGCGCCGACCCGGGCTCACTCAGCCGCGACCTGATCGGCGACAGCCAACTGCGCTGGCTCGGCCCCGAGAAGGGCGTGATGCACATGGCGATCGGCGCGGTCGTCAACGCCGTGTGGGACCTGGCCGCCAAGCGGGAGGGCAAGCCGCTGTGGAAGCTGCTCGCCGACGCCCCCCCGGAGTGGCTGGTCTCCCAGGTCGACTTCCGCTACATCGCCGACGCCCTCACCCCCGAGGACGCGCTCACCCTCCTGCGCGAGGGCCGCACCGGGCTCGCCGAGCGTGAGGCGGTCCTGCGGGAGCGCGGTTACCCGGGCTACACCACCTCACCGGGCTGGCTCGGCTACTCCGACGACAAGCTCACCCGGCTGGCCAAGCAGGCTGTCGCGGACGGCTTCACCCAGATCAAGCTCAAGGTCGGCGCCGACGTCGACGACGACATCCGGCGCCTGCGCACCGCCCGTGCCGCCGTCGGCGACGACATCCGCATCGCCATCGACGCCAATCAGCGGTGGAACGTGGACGAGGCGATCGAGTGGACCAGGGCGCTCGCCGAATTCGACCCGTACTGGATCGAGGAGCCCACCAGCCCCGACGACATCCTCGGTCACGCGACGATTCGCAAGGCCGTCGCCCCCGTGAAGGTCGCGACCGGCGAGCACGTGCAGAACCGCATCGTCTTCAAGCAGCTCCTCCAGGCCGGCGCCCTCGACGTCGTCCAGATCGACGCGGCCCGCGTCGGCGGCGTCAACGAGAACCTCGCCATCCTGCTGCTCGCCGCGAAGTTCGGGGTGCCGGTGTGCCCACACGCCGGCGGAGTGGGCCTGTGCGAGCTGGTGCAGCACCTGTCGATGTTCGACTACCTGGCGTTGTCCGGCACCACCGAGAACCGCGTGATCGAGTACGTCGACCATCTCCACCAGCACTTCACCGTGCCCGTGGTCATCCGCGACGGCCACTACACCGCGCCGCTCGCGCCGGGCTTCTCGGCCACCATGCACGAGGAGTCCATCGCCGAGTTCCGCTATCCGGACGGCGCGTTCTGGGTGGCCGACCGCGCCGCTGAGGAGGAGGCGGCATGA
- a CDS encoding ribonuclease J produces MSHPHPELKAAPPLPDGGLRVTALGGLGEIGRNMTVFEHAGKLLIVDCGVLFPEENQPGVDVILPDFTSIRDRLDDIVAVVLTHGHEDHIGGVPYLLRERRDIPVVGSKLTLAFLEAKLKEHGIRPRAVRVREGDRRGFGPFDCEFVAVNHSIPDGLAVALRTRAGLVLHTGDFKMDQFPLDDRITDLRAFARLGEEGVDLFLTDSTNAEVPGFTTSERELNPAIEQVLRTAPRRVIVSSFASHVHRIQQVLDAAHQHGRKVAFVGRSMVRNMGIARDLGYLKVPSGLVVNAKELEKLPDHRITLVCTGSQGEPMAALSRMANRDHAIRIGKGDTVLLASSLIPGNENAIYRVINGLTRWGANVVHKGNAKVHVSGHASAGELVYCYNIVRPRNVMPVHGEFRHLRANADLAIRTGVDPERVVIAEDGVVVDLVDGRASIVGKVPAGNVYVDGMEVGGATEASLKDRVTLAQEGVITVVALVDADTGALAEAPDFLARGFVHDESTFEPVIPVIEKTLATAAQEGVGDAHQLEQLIARAVGNWAFRAHRRRPLIIPVVIDA; encoded by the coding sequence ATGAGCCATCCGCACCCAGAACTCAAAGCCGCCCCGCCACTGCCCGACGGCGGACTGAGGGTGACCGCCCTGGGCGGTCTGGGCGAAATCGGCCGGAACATGACCGTCTTCGAGCATGCCGGCAAGCTGCTGATCGTCGACTGCGGGGTGCTGTTCCCGGAGGAGAACCAGCCGGGCGTGGATGTGATCCTGCCCGATTTCACCTCGATCCGGGATCGCCTCGACGACATCGTGGCCGTCGTGCTCACCCACGGCCACGAGGACCACATCGGGGGCGTGCCGTATCTGCTGCGCGAACGGAGGGACATCCCGGTCGTCGGCTCGAAGCTCACCCTTGCCTTCCTGGAGGCCAAGCTCAAGGAGCACGGCATCCGCCCCCGCGCGGTGCGCGTGCGGGAGGGCGACCGGCGCGGCTTCGGTCCCTTCGACTGCGAGTTCGTGGCCGTCAACCACTCCATCCCGGACGGCCTCGCCGTGGCCCTGCGGACCCGGGCCGGCCTGGTGCTGCACACCGGTGACTTCAAGATGGACCAGTTCCCCCTGGACGACCGCATCACCGACCTGCGCGCCTTCGCCCGCCTCGGCGAGGAGGGCGTGGACCTGTTCCTCACGGACTCCACCAACGCGGAGGTCCCCGGCTTCACCACCTCCGAACGTGAACTGAACCCCGCGATCGAGCAGGTCCTGAGGACCGCCCCGCGGCGGGTCATCGTCTCCAGCTTCGCCAGCCATGTGCACCGCATCCAGCAGGTCCTGGACGCCGCCCACCAGCACGGTCGCAAGGTGGCCTTCGTGGGCCGTTCGATGGTCCGGAACATGGGCATCGCCCGCGATCTCGGCTATCTCAAGGTCCCGTCCGGTCTGGTCGTGAACGCCAAGGAACTGGAGAAGCTGCCGGACCATCGGATCACCCTGGTGTGCACGGGGTCCCAGGGTGAGCCGATGGCCGCCCTGTCGCGGATGGCCAACCGCGACCACGCGATCCGTATCGGCAAGGGCGACACCGTCCTGCTCGCCAGCTCCCTCATCCCCGGCAACGAGAACGCCATCTACCGGGTGATCAACGGCCTGACCCGGTGGGGCGCCAACGTCGTGCACAAGGGCAACGCCAAGGTGCATGTCTCCGGCCACGCCAGCGCCGGGGAACTCGTCTACTGCTACAACATCGTCCGGCCCCGCAACGTCATGCCCGTTCATGGCGAGTTCCGTCACCTGCGGGCCAACGCCGACCTCGCAATCCGTACCGGCGTCGATCCCGAGCGAGTGGTGATCGCCGAGGACGGTGTCGTCGTCGACCTCGTCGACGGGCGCGCCTCCATCGTCGGCAAGGTGCCCGCGGGCAACGTCTACGTGGACGGCATGGAAGTCGGCGGCGCCACCGAAGCGTCCCTCAAGGACCGGGTCACGCTTGCTCAGGAGGGCGTCATCACGGTCGTGGCTCTCGTCGACGCCGACACCGGCGCGCTGGCCGAGGCCCCCGACTTCCTGGCCCGCGGTTTCGTCCACGACGAGAGCACCTTCGAGCCGGTGATCCCCGTCATCGAGAAGACCCTGGCCACCGCCGCTCAGGAAGGCGTCGGCGACGCCCACCAGCTCGAACAGCTCATCGCCCGCGCCGTGGGCAACTGGGCGTTCCGCGCCCACCGTCGCAGGCCGCTGATCATCCCGGTCGTCATCGACGCCTGA
- a CDS encoding SDR family NAD(P)-dependent oxidoreductase — protein sequence MTALSGLRAVVTGGASGIGLATARALAAQGAAVAVLDLDPDGAGAPLLGFKADVSDDASVRAAVDAAATRLGGVDILVNNAGIGAAGTVEDNTDEQWHRVLDVNVLGIVRTTRAALPHLRRSAHASVVNTCSIAATAGLPQRALYSASKGAVLSLTLAMAADHVREGIRVNCVNPGTADTPWVSRLLDAAEDPEAERAALNARQPMGRLVTAEEVAATIVYLASPGAASVTGTALAVDGGMQGLRLRPVDRP from the coding sequence ATGACCGCTCTGTCAGGGCTCAGGGCCGTCGTCACCGGAGGCGCGTCCGGCATCGGGCTCGCCACGGCCCGCGCACTGGCGGCGCAGGGCGCGGCGGTGGCCGTGCTCGACCTCGATCCGGACGGTGCCGGCGCACCGCTGCTCGGTTTCAAGGCCGACGTCAGCGACGACGCCTCCGTGCGTGCGGCCGTGGACGCGGCGGCGACCCGGCTCGGCGGCGTCGACATCCTCGTCAACAACGCGGGCATCGGGGCAGCGGGCACTGTCGAGGACAACACCGACGAACAGTGGCACCGGGTCCTGGACGTCAACGTCCTCGGCATCGTCCGCACCACCCGCGCCGCCCTGCCCCACCTGCGCCGCTCCGCGCACGCGTCCGTCGTCAACACCTGCTCCATCGCGGCCACCGCGGGACTGCCGCAGCGTGCCCTGTACTCCGCCAGCAAGGGCGCCGTACTGTCGCTCACCCTGGCGATGGCTGCCGACCACGTCCGTGAGGGCATCCGGGTCAACTGCGTGAATCCCGGCACCGCCGACACCCCCTGGGTGTCCCGGCTGCTGGACGCCGCCGAGGACCCGGAGGCCGAGCGCGCCGCCCTCAACGCCCGCCAGCCGATGGGCCGTCTGGTGACCGCCGAGGAAGTGGCGGCCACCATCGTCTACCTGGCGAGTCCGGGCGCGGCGTCCGTCACCGGCACCGCGCTCGCAGTGGACGGCGGCATGCAGGGACTGCGGCTGCGCCCGGTGGACCGACCGTGA
- a CDS encoding GH12 family glycosyl hydrolase domain-containing protein — translation MRPSRLHARRARGLLGALLTSLVSLAALLTTAPVAQADTTICQPFGTTTIQGRYVVQNNRWGTSATQCVTATDSGFRITQADGSVPTNGAPKSYPSLYNGCHYTNCSPGTSLPAQLNTISTAPSSISFNYVNDAVYDAAYDIWLDPTPRTDGVNRTEIMIWFNRVGSVQPIGSPVGNANVGGRNWQVWSGNNGSNDVLSFVAPSAITSWNFDVMDFARQAVSRGLAQNSWYLTSVQAGFEPWQNGTGLAVTSFSSTVNKGSSGDPGTPGGSTACKVAYGANAWQGGFTTDVTITNTGASPVSGWKLAFTLPSGQQITSAWNANLSGSSGAVTASNVSHNSELAAGGQATFGFQGTSSGTFAKPSAFSLNGTSCATV, via the coding sequence ATGCGTCCTTCACGGCTCCATGCCCGCCGCGCGCGTGGCCTGCTCGGCGCGCTGCTCACCTCGCTCGTCTCACTCGCCGCGCTGCTGACCACCGCCCCCGTCGCGCAGGCCGACACCACGATCTGCCAACCCTTCGGTACGACGACCATCCAGGGTCGCTACGTGGTCCAGAACAACCGCTGGGGCACCAGCGCCACCCAGTGCGTCACCGCGACCGACTCGGGATTCAGGATCACCCAGGCCGACGGATCCGTTCCGACGAACGGCGCCCCGAAGTCCTACCCGTCCCTCTACAACGGCTGCCACTACACCAATTGCTCTCCCGGCACCAGCCTCCCCGCCCAGCTCAACACCATCTCCACCGCGCCCTCGAGCATCTCCTTCAACTACGTCAACGACGCGGTGTACGACGCCGCGTACGACATCTGGCTCGACCCCACCCCCCGCACCGACGGCGTGAACCGGACCGAGATCATGATCTGGTTCAACAGGGTCGGATCAGTCCAGCCCATCGGTTCCCCGGTCGGCAACGCCAACGTGGGAGGGCGCAACTGGCAGGTGTGGTCCGGCAACAACGGCTCGAACGACGTACTGTCCTTCGTCGCACCGTCGGCGATCACCAGCTGGAACTTCGACGTCATGGACTTCGCCCGACAGGCCGTCTCCCGGGGACTCGCGCAGAACAGCTGGTACCTGACGAGTGTTCAGGCGGGCTTCGAACCCTGGCAGAACGGCACCGGCCTCGCCGTGACCTCGTTCTCCTCCACCGTCAACAAGGGCTCCTCCGGCGACCCAGGCACACCGGGAGGCTCCACGGCCTGCAAGGTGGCGTACGGGGCGAACGCCTGGCAGGGCGGCTTCACCACCGACGTCACCATCACCAACACCGGTGCCTCCCCCGTCAGCGGCTGGAAGCTCGCGTTCACCCTCCCCTCCGGGCAGCAGATCACCAGCGCCTGGAACGCGAACCTCTCCGGGTCGTCAGGAGCGGTCACGGCGAGCAACGTGAGCCACAACAGCGAGCTGGCGGCCGGCGGTCAGGCGACCTTCGGGTTTCAGGGCACCTCCAGCGGTACCTTCGCCAAGCCCTCCGCCTTCAGCCTGAACGGCACTTCCTGCGCCACCGTGTGA